One part of the Aspergillus luchuensis IFO 4308 DNA, chromosome 5, nearly complete sequence genome encodes these proteins:
- a CDS encoding uncharacterized protein (COG:E,O;~EggNog:ENOG410PI2P;~InterPro:IPR001563,IPR029058;~MEROPS:MER0016549;~PFAM:PF00450;~SECRETED:SignalP(1-18);~antiSMASH:Cluster_5.10;~go_function: GO:0004185 - serine-type carboxypeptidase activity [Evidence IEA];~go_process: GO:0006508 - proteolysis [Evidence IEA]), with translation MYTLWAAALVAALPVSRAQFVSPPTDLIPTKGYLDIPVRYKQVPTGICETDPSVKSFSGYLDVAEHEHIFFWFFEARNQDPTEAPLTVWINGGPGSSSMIGLFQEHGPCGIDANGSVYNNPYSWNNASNMLYIDQPVQTGFSYSIPVPGYVDSSTDNVIALPSPVCPDYAADMSCGTYAYPNVSLTANSTDNAAPNFYRALQGFMGAFPQYSRETFHFTTESYGGHYGPVFNEYIEEQNAHLQPGAKKIQLGSVMIGNGWYDPIIQYQAYYNFTVYPGNTYDYLPFNKSISSLLYNNLYGPGNCLDQLYDCAARGIDEVCSTADSFCANEVEEIYDIYSGRDEYDFRELTPDPFPYEFYVDYLNKASVQAAIGAYINYTESNNAVGLAFSSTGDDGRLMNTIQDVGKLLKQGVTVVMYAGDADFNCNWLGGEAVSLQVKAANFSSAGYTNIVTSDGVTHGQVRQAGQFAFVRVYESGHEVPFYQPLLALEMFERVIGGKDVATGKIPVTPSLQTVGPLKSTYREGNGTIQWEVLDSLATYNTTTNAPNPVSRKLKRMGPALRFQM, from the exons ATGTACACTCTCTGGGCTGCTGCCTTGGTGGCTGCTTTGCCCGTCTCCAGGGCCCAGTTTGTGTCTCCACCCACGGATCTCATTCCCACCAAGGGGTATCTCGACATCCCCGTCCGCTACAAACAGGTCCCCACCGGCATTTGCGAGACCGATCCCAGCGTCAAGAGTTTCTCTGGTTATCTCGATGTCGCCGAGCACGAGcacatcttcttctggttcttcgaGGCGCGCAATCAAGATCCTACCGAGGCTCCCTTGACCGTCTGGATCAATGGAG GTCCTGGTTCCTCCTCTATGATCGGCTTGTTCCAAGAGCACGGCCCATGCGGCATTGACGCCAATGGCTCCGTCTACAACAACCCGTACTCTTGGAACAACGCCAGCAACATGCTCTACATCGACCAGCCCGTGCAGACTGGCTTCTCCTACAGCATTCCGGTCCCCGGCTACGTGGATTCCTCCACGGACAATGTCATTGCCCTGCCCTCCCCTGTCTGCCCCGACTATGCAGCAGACATGTCCTGTGGCACCTACGCCTACCCGAACGTGAGCCTTACGGCCAACTCCACCGACAACGCTGCCCCCAACTTCTACCGCGCCCTGCAGGGTTTCATGGGCGCATTTCCCCAGTACTCGCGCGAGACCTTCCACTTCACCACGGAAAGTTATGGCGGCCACTATGGACCCGTCTTCAACGAGTACATCGAGGAGCAGAATGCTCATCTCCAGCCGGGAGCCAAGAAGATCCAACTGGGCAGTGTGATGATCGGCAATGGCTGGTATGACCCGATCATTCAATACCAGGCCTACTACAACTTTACG GTATATCCGGGCAACACATACGACTACCTGCCATTTAACAAGTCCATCAGCTCGCTGTTGTACAATAACCTCTACGGCCCTGGAAACTGCCTCGACCAGCTTTACGACTGCGCCGCCCGAGGCATTGACGAGGTCTGCAGTACGGCCGACAGCTTTTGCGCCAATGAAGTCGAGGAGATCTACGACATCTACTCCGGTCGGGATGAGTACGACTTCCGCGAACTCACTCCAGACCCGTTCCCCTACGAGTTCTACGTCGACTACCTGAACAAGGCATCTGTGCAGGCCGCCATCGGCGCATACATCAACTACACGGAAAGCAACAACGCTGTCGGACTCGCCTTTTCGTCCACCGGTGACGACGGGCGACTCATGAACACCATACAGGATGTGGGCAAGCTGCTCAAGCAGGGCGTCACGGTGGTCATGTATGCCGGCGATGCTGACTTCAACTGCAACTGGCTGGGCGGGGAAGCCGTGTCACTGCAGGTCAAGGCCGCCAACTTCAGCAGTGCGGGTTACACCAACATTGTCACCTCGGATGGAGTGACGCACGGCCAGGTGCGCCAGGCAGGGCAGTTTGCCTTTGTGCGGGTGTATGAGAGTGGCCATGAGGTTCCCTTTTACCAACCGTTGCTTGCGCTGGAGATGTTTGAGCGCGTCATTGGCGGCAAGGATGTGGCAACAGGGAAGATTCCCGTGACGCCGAGTCTGCAGACGGTGGGCCCACTCAAGAGTACCTACCGCGAGGGCAACGGCACGATTCAGTGGGAAGTGTTGGACTCACTGGCGACGTACAACACGACCACTAATGCTCCGAACCCAGTGAGCCGGAAGCTGAAGCGGATGGGACCGGCTTTGAGGTTTCAGATGTAG
- a CDS encoding Gfo/Idh/MocA family protein (COG:S;~EggNog:ENOG410PFBA;~InterPro:IPR004104,IPR000683,IPR036291;~PFAM:PF02894,PF01408;~go_function: GO:0016491 - oxidoreductase activity [Evidence IEA]) yields the protein MVAKFYGVLLLRNNGTMKKYALIGTGGRAMFFYTAIVRDFPSTAQLVAFCDTNSTRLAYANSQIQSLGHAAIPTYNARDFDRMIEETHPDVVIVTTIDRTHHQYIVRALELGCNVITEKPMTIDAPRCRQIFDAVDRTQRQVRVTFNYRYAPHNTRIAELLASGAIGEINAVHFEWVLNTSHGADYFRRWHRDKRNTGGLLVHKSTHHFDLVNFWLHTRPETVVAMGDLRFYGKENAERRGETRFYSRSRGSEVARDDPFSLDLEGNEKLKGMYADAEWEDGYYRDQSVFGDGISIEDTMGVMVRYESGAVMTYSLTAYAPWEGFRVNFTGSKGRLEVEVVEQSYVNSGGEQALEGALERQSILLRPLFEKPVEIEVPTGQGGHGGGDPQLLKDLFGTPDADPLGRAATHVDGAWSIATGIAANESMRRGEVVRVRDLMPL from the coding sequence ATGGTCGCCAAGTTTTACGGGGTGTTGCTACTTAGAAACAACGGCACAATGAAGAAATACGCCCTAATCGGCACCGGCGGCCGTGCCATGTTCTTCTACACGGCCATCGTGCGCGACTTCCCCAGCACCGCCCAGCTCGTCGCTTTCTGCGACACCAACTCCACTCGTCTGGCATACGCCAACTCGCAGATCCAATCGCTAGGTCACGCTGCGATCCCGACGTACAATGCGCGGGACTTTGACCGAATGATTGAGGAGACCCATCCGGACGTGGTGATCGTCACCACCATCGACCGCACCCATCACCAGTATATCGTCCGTGCGTTGGAACTGGGCTGTAACGTCATCACGGAAAAGCCCATGACCATCGATGCGCCGCGTTGTCGACAGATCTTCGACGCCGTGGATCGCACCCAGCGCCAGGTCCGAGTGACATTCAACTACCGGTATGCGCCGCATAACACGCGCATTGCGGAACTATTGGCCAGCGGGGCAATTGGCGAGATCAATGCCGTGCATTTCGAATGGGTGCTCAACACCTCCCATGGAGCGGACTACTTTCGTCGCTGGCATCGCGATAAGAGAAATACTGGGGGTCTGCTAGTGCATAAATCAACGCATCATTTTGATCTGGTGAATTTCTGGCTCCACACTCGACCTGAGACGGTCGTTGCGATGGGGGATCTGCGCTTCTATGGCAAAGAAAATGCTGAGCGTCGGGGTGAAACGAGGTTCTACTCGCGCTCTCGCGGGAGTGAAGTGGCCCGGGATGATCCGTTTTCTCTCGACCTGGAAGGTAATGAGAAGTTGAAAGGGATGTACGCGGATGCAGAGTGGGAAGACGGGTATTATCGCGATCAGAGCGTGTTCGGGGATGGCATCAGCATTGAGGATACAATGGGTGTGATGGTCCGGTATGAATCTGGGGCTGTGATGACGTATAGTCTCACGGCGTATGCGCCTTGGGAGGGATTCCGGGTGAACTTTACTGGGAGTAAAGGCcggctggaggtggaggtcgtGGAGCAGTCGTACGTTAACTCCGGGGGTGAGCAGGCATTGGAGGGCGCTCTTGAGCGACAGAGTATTCTTCTAAGGCCTTTGTTTGAGAAGCCGGTGGAGATTGAGGTGCCGACGGGTCAGGGAGGACATGGGGGTGGGGATCCCCAGCTGCTGAAGGATCTGTTTGGTACTCCCGATGCGGATCCTCTGGGTAGGGCTGCGACGCATGTTGATGGGGCGTGGTCTATTGCTACGGGGATTGCGGCTAATGAGTCTATGCGGAGGGgagaggtggtgagggtgagggatCTGATGCCGTTGTGA
- a CDS encoding uncharacterized protein (SECRETED:SignalP(1-19)) has protein sequence MHTPKVLLALCLAIGMAAALPAVGSINELDGDLYNYKRGTSELDGDLYNYKRDKAELDGDLYNYKRSNAELDGDLYNYKRGGYKRDNAELNGDLYNYKRSKAELDGDLYNYKRGTAELDGDLYNY, from the exons ATGCATACCCCCAAGGTTCTACTAGCCTTATGCCTCGCCATTGGTATGGCTGCGGCCTTGCCTG CGGTGGGATCTATCAACGAGCTAGACGGTGACTTGTACAACTACAAACGAGGTACTAGTGAGCTCGACGGGGATCTCTACAATTATAAGCGTGACAAGGCCGAGCTCGATGGCGACCTTTATAACTACAAGCGCAGCAATGCTGAACTAGACGGTGATCTTTACAACTACAAGCGAGGCGGTTATAAGCGGGACAACGCTGAACTCAATGGTGATCTCTACAACTACAAACGCAGCAAGGCTGAACTTGATGGAGACTTGTACAATTACAAGCGTGGCACTGCTGAGCTTGATGGTGACCTTTACAATTACTGA
- a CDS encoding oxidase ustYa family protein (COG:S;~EggNog:ENOG410PPT2;~InterPro:IPR021765;~PFAM:PF11807;~TransMembrane:1 (i64-86o);~go_process: GO:0043386 - mycotoxin biosynthetic process [Evidence IEA]), translating to MSLARLSTIYMALRRDRTDSTSSSSERLPLSDSSEDYRDESFNKPPIEECPHYMNHQRQPPFQWTSLCFHLILALIYGAAFLAATYRSTSNINHQDSKPAHLIASPLWEAIELERKTINASIESENPFKGAPSEKLDHAWHQLFINSNVRVTAEDLAKINRTSVPINDEKGGYYAIPAAAEHCIDNLRQNIMCKADVSLLTFTWDPTDRAPKPNFEHECANWDKVDKWAEEHRFDIFDENTLVHPTLGPSFPDEEYKATGRIPGHPDFHPNGFHGDHGGHGNGV from the exons ATGTCCCTGGCAAGGCTCAGCACAATATACATGGCTCTCAGAAGAGACAGAACCGACAGcacctcgtcctcctccgaGAGACTGCCATTATCAGACAGTTCAGAAGACTATCGCGACGAGTCCTTCAACAAACCGCCCATCGAGGAATGCCCCCACTACATGAACCATCAACGCCAACCCCCCTTTCAATGGACCAGTCTATgcttccacctcatcctAGCCCTGATCTACGGCGCAGCATTCCTAGCAGCAACGTACCGATCCACAAGCAATATCAACCACCAAGACAGTAAACCTGCACATCTCATCGCAT CCCCCTTATGGGAAGCCATAGAACTCGAGCGCAAAACCATCAACGCCTCAATCGAGAGCGAGAATCCATTCAAAGGTGCTCCATCTGAAAAACTAGACCACGCCTGGCACCAGCTATTCATCAACTCCAATGTCAGAGTTACGGCGGAAGACCTAGCGAAGATAAATCGCACGTCCGTCCCAATAAACGATGAGAAGGGAGGATATTATGCCATTCCGG cagctgcagaacaCTGCATCGACAACCTCCGCCAAAACATCATGTGCAAAGCCGATGTCTCTCTCCTTACCTTCACATGGGACCCGACAGATCGCGCCCCGAAACCCAATTTCGAGCACGAATGCGCTAATTGGGACAAGGTGGATAAATGGGCCGAGGAACATCGATTCGATATCTTTGATGAAAATACCCTGGTTCATCCTACTCTGGGCCCTTCGTTTCCCGACGAGGAGTATAAGGCTACGGGGAGGATTCCCGGACATCCGGATTTCCATCCGAATGGGTTTCATGGGGATCATGGGGGTCATGGTAATGGGGTATGA
- a CDS encoding glycoside hydrolase family 75 protein (CAZy:GH75;~COG:G;~EggNog:ENOG410PN2D;~InterPro:IPR009939;~PFAM:PF07335;~SECRETED:SignalP(1-20);~go_function: GO:0016977 - chitosanase activity [Evidence IEA]) yields the protein MAFKTTAGLALLALAGSVKAQSVDGSKYNSPTNGPPASYFAAATTLPVAALQSAAAKASSVPSKATYPVNTDKNSPKSTIHSDWVKFNQGAALSWVADMDVDCDGIDYKCKGNGDGLPETNWGALSAYEVPWIVIPDQFLTANEDLLPGNNIAAVICNGKMYYGILGDSNGDDPEVTGEASWLMARTCFPDDDLNGAEGHAEADVTYIVFTGDDAVLPSSALDKNYITNFSTLRSMGDKLVGALASNLGLSKSGSGSGSGSGSSASASVPSQTTLATSAASTPSPSGSTATCSWEGHCEGAICSTEDDCSDDLVCDSGKCSSADDEDEDEDDDDVDDDEDDEGDDDDDEDDEDDEDDE from the exons ATGGCATTCAAAACCACCGCCGGTCTTGCCCTCCTCGCTCTCGCGGGCTCCGTCAAAGCCCAGTCCGTGGATGGCTCCAAGTACAACAGCCCAACTAACGGTCCCCCGGCCAGCTACTTTGCCGCGGCCACGACCCTGCCTGTCGCGGCCTTGCAGTCGGCTGCAGCCAAGGCAAGCTCTGTGCCATCCAAGGCCACCTATCCCGTCAATACGGACAAAAACTCTCCCAAGTCGACTATCCATAGCGATTGGGTCAAGTTCAACCAG GGTGCCGCACTCAGCTGGGTAGCAGACATGGATGTCGATTGTGATGGCATAGACTACAAGTGCAAGGGCAACGGGGATGGCCTACCCGAGACCAACTGGGGAGCTCTGTCCGCGTATGAGGTACCCTGGATCGTCATCCCAGACCAGTTCCTCACGGCCAACGAGGACTTGCTTCCGGGTAACAACATTGCCGCAGTGATCTG CAATGGCAAAATGTACTACGGCATCCTAGGTGACTCCAACGGCGACGACCCCGAGGTAACCGGCGAAGCCTCATGGCTCATGGCCCGCACCTGCTTCCCAGACGATGATCTCAACGGAGCCGAGGGACATGCCGAAGCAGACGTAACCT ACATCGTCTTCACCGGCGACGACGCTGTCCTCCCCAGCAGTGCCCTGGACAAGAACTACATCACCAACTTCAGCACCCTGCGCTCGATGGGCGACAAGCTGGTCGGCGCTCTCGCGTCTAACCTGGGTCTCTCCAAGTcaggctctggctctggctctggctctggctctagTGCCAGCGCCAGTGTCCCTTCCCAGACCACCTTGGCCACGAGCGCCGCCAGCACACCGAGTCCTTCGGGCTCCACGGCCACCTGTTCCTGGGAGGGACACTGCGAAG GCGCTATTTGTTCTACTGAGGATGATTGCTCAGATGATTTGGTATGTGATAGTGGGAAGTGCAGCTCtgctgatgacgaggatgaggatgaggatgatgatgatgtggatgacgacgaggacgatgagggcgacgacgacgatgatgaggatgacgaggacgacgaggacgacgagtGA
- a CDS encoding putative MFS transporter (COG:G;~EggNog:ENOG410PJZW;~InterPro:IPR020846,IPR011701,IPR036259;~PFAM:PF07690;~TransMembrane:12 (i57-84o96-117i129-149o155-174i186-205o217-237i286-309o321-343i350-369o375-398i410-430o442-465i);~go_function: GO:0022857 - transmembrane transporter activity [Evidence IEA];~go_process: GO:0055085 - transmembrane transport [Evidence IEA]) — translation MATRAEDSHDAITAVDTTAHGTGREKAADFLATVKEEERTFSPEEEKHVLRRIDLRILPLLLGAYFFQQLDKSTLSYVSIFGLVEDAHLHGQQYSWLGSILYLAQLVVQPLAALLLVKAPTGKVIGTAVLLWGSSLAIMAACTDFPSLLGLRLTLGTFEAMIAPSCVAVTQMWWRRGEQTLRTAIWNAMNGVTFIVGSLFTYGLGHIHSDSLYSYQIIFMFCGLLTVAYSTLVLLFMPDSPMEAKFLSEREKVIAVERLRANQMGIISREWRWDHVWETAYDVKTWLWFFLIVTISIPSGGISTFGNLIIKSFGYGSFETILFNIPFGVIQVIAILGGGWLAARFQRKGIVIALFAGISAIGTLLMIVVPREQKGVLLFGYYLVSCLAAITPLVYAWEAQNTASDTKRKCTSAVVLIGMCAGNVIGPQLYSTSQAPLYRPGLISNLILFVLVAAFAILANLYLIYLNRKHARRRTELGKSARIVDESMVRKKAVEQGKVVEVEDVGANVNVTGERVGVDGDKGFSDTTDLRNEDFIFVY, via the exons ATGGCTACCCGTGCAGAGGATTCCCACGATGCCATCACCGCCGTGGACACGACGGCCCATGGcacaggaagagaaaaggcaGCGGACTTTCTAGCCACcgtcaaggaggaagagcggaCATTcagcccagaagaagaaaagcacgTCCTTAGACGCATTGATCTCCGTATTCTACCTCTTCTGCTGGGGGCATACTTCTTCCAACAGCTGGACAAGTCGACGCTGTCGTACGTGTCCATCTTTGGCCTCGTCGAGGATGCGCATCTACACGGCCAGCAGTACTCATGGCTTGGATCTATTTTGTACCTTGCCCAACTAGTCGTGCAGCCGCTTGCTGCCTTGCTACTTGTGAAGGCTCCTACTGGCAAAGTCATTGGAACAGCCGTGCTGTTATGGGGAAGTTCgctggccatcatggcggCATGCACGGACTTTCCCAGTTTACTGGGACTGCGGCTGACATTGGGGACATTTGAAGCTATGATCG CACCCTCATGTGTGGCCGTCACACAAATGTGGTGGCGTCGAGGCGAGCAGACCCTCCGAACAGCGATATGGAACGCGATGAACGGGGTCACCTTCATA GTCGGTAGTCTATTCACCTACGGACTCGGCCACATCCACAGCGACAGCCTCTACTCCTACCAA ATAATCTTCATGTTCTGCGGCCTCCTCACCGTCGCCTACTCAACCCTAGTCCTACTATTCATGCCCGACTCCCCCATGGAAGCCAAATTCCTCTCCGAACGCGAGAAAGTCATCGCCGTGGAACGTCTCCGGGCTAACCAGATGGGCATCATCTCGCGGGAGTGGCGATGGGATCACGTCTGGGAGACAGCATACGACGTGAAGACGTGGCTGTGGTTTTTTCTCATCGTGACTATCTC AATCCCCAGCGGCGGCATCAGCACATTCGGCAACCTAATCATCAAATCCTTCGGCTACGGATCGTTCGAAACCATCCTGTTCAACATCCCTTTTGGCGTGATCCAAGTCATCGCCATCCTAGGCGGAGGATGGCTGGCTGCACGGTTCCAGAGGAAGGGGATAGTGATTGCCCTGTTTGCGGGGATTTCTGCCATCGGGACgttgttgatgattgttGTGCCGAGGGAGCAGAAGGGCGTGCTTTTGTTTGGGTATTACTTG GTCTCCTGCCTCGCGGCCATAACGCCCCTCGTATACGCCTGGGAAGCGCAAAACACAGCTAGCGATACGAAGAGGAAGTGTACGTCGGCTGTGGTGTTGATTGGGATGTGTGCGGGAAAT GTCATCGGCCCCCAACTCTACTCCACCTCCCAAGCACCGCTCTATCGACCGGGTCTTATATCGAATCTTATCCTGTTTGTGCTGGTAGCTGCTTTTGCTAT TCTTGCTAATCTATACCTCATCTATCTTAATCGGAAACATGCACGACGGAGGACGGAACTGGGCAAGTCGGCTCGAATTGTGGATGAGTCTATGGTTAGAAAGAAAGCGGTGGAGCAGgggaaggtggtggaggtggaggatgtgggtGCCAATGTGAATGTGacgggggagagggtgggtgtggatggtgaTAAGGGGTTTTCGGATACGACGGATCTGAGGAATGAggattttatttttgtttattGA
- a CDS encoding FAD-binding oxidoreductase (COG:C;~EggNog:ENOG410PKT2;~InterPro:IPR006094,IPR036318,IPR016166,IPR012951;~PFAM:PF08031,PF01565;~go_function: GO:0016491 - oxidoreductase activity [Evidence IEA];~go_function: GO:0050660 - flavin adenine dinucleotide binding [Evidence IEA];~go_function: GO:0071949 - FAD binding [Evidence IEA];~go_process: GO:0055114 - oxidation-reduction process [Evidence IEA]) has protein sequence MGNTTSIAGRDCLISALGGNSALAVFPNQLLWTADVHEYNLNLPVTPAAITYPETAEQIAGIVKCASDYDYKVQARSGGHSFGNYGLGGTDGAVVVDMKHFTQFSMDDQTYEAVIGPGTTLNDVDIELYNNGKRAMAHGVCPTIKTGGHFTIGGLGPTARQWGLALDHVEEVEVVLANSSIVRASNTQNQDVFFAVKGAAADFGIVTEFKVRTEPAPGLAVQYSYTFNLGSTAEKAQFVKDWQSFISAKNLTRQFYNNMVIFDGDIILEGLFFGSKEQYDALGLEDHFAPKNPGNILVLTDWLGMVGHALEDTILKLVGNTPTWFYAKSLGFRQDTLIPSAGIDEFFEYIDNHTAGTPAWFVTLSLEGGAINDVAEDATAYAHRDVLFWVQLFMVNPLGPISETTYEFTDGLYDVLARAVPESVGHAYLGCPDPRMENAPQKYWRTNLPRLQELKEELDPKNTFHHPQGVIPA, from the exons ATGGGCAACACAACCAGCATAGCAGGGCGTGATTGCCTGATATCTGCCCTGGGAGGTAATTCAGCCCTTGCGGTTTTCCCAAACCAGCTTCTTTGGACCGCCGATGTCCACGAatacaacctcaacctcccgGTTACTCCGGCCGCCATCACGTACCCGGAGACAGCAGAACAAATCGCCGGCATAGTCAAGTGCGCCTCAGACTATGACTACAAAGTGCAGGCACGCAGTGGAGGCCACAGCTTTGGGAACTATG GCCTCGGCGGAACCGACGGCGCGGTAGTAGTCGACATGAAACACTTCACCCAATTCTCCATGGACGACCAGACATACGAAGCAGTCATCGGACCGGGCACGACCCTTAACGACGTCGACATCGAACTCTACAACAACGGGAAACGAGCTATGGCGCACGGCGTTTGCCCAACCATCAAAACAGGCGGACACTTCACCATTGGCGGACTCGGCCCTACCGCGCGCCAATGGGGTCTTGCCCTGGACCAcgtcgaagaagtcgaagtGGTGCTGGCCAACTCGAGCATCGTCCGGGCCTCTAATACCCAGAATCAGGACGTATTCTTCGCTGTCAAAGGCGCCGCAGCCGACTTTGGCATCGTGACCGAGTTCAAAGTCCGCACTGAGCCGGCCCCGGGTCTCGCGGTCCAGTACTCGTATACCTTCAACCTGGGCAGCACTGCCGAAAAGGCCCAATTCGTCAAGGACTGGCAGTCTTTCATCTCGGCGAAGAACCTAACCCGCCAGTTCTACAACAACATGGTCATTTTCGACGGGGACATCATCCTCGAGGGACTATTCTTCGGCTCTAAGGAGCAGTACGATGCCTTAGGACTAGAAGACCACTTCGCACCTAAGAACCCAGGCAATATCCTAGTTCTGACCGACTGGCTCGGCATGGTCGGGCACGCGCTGGAAGATACCATCCTCAAGCTGGTCGGCAACACCCCGACCTGGTTCTATGCCAAGTCTCTGGGCTTCAGACAAGATACACTGATCCCATCTGCCGGAATCGACGAATTCTTCGAATACATCGACAACCACACCGCCGGCACGCCAGCCTGGTTCGTCACTCTGAGTCTGGAAGGCGGAGCCATCAACGACGTCGCTGAAGACGCAACCGCGTACGCGCACAGAGACGTGCTCTTCTGGGTCCAGCTCTTCATGGTCAACCCCCTAGGCCCTATATCCGAGACGACGTATGAGTTCACCGATGGACTGTATGATGTGCTTGCACGCGCGGTGCCAGAGAGCGTAGGACACGCGTATCTGGGCTGTCCGGACCCGAGGATGGAGAATGCGCCGCAGAAGTATTGGCGAACGAATCTACCCCGGTTGCAGGAGTTGAAAGAGGAGCTGGATCCGAAGAATACGTTTCATCATCCGCAGGGTGTTATTCCTGCTTAA